Below is a window of Thermodesulfovibrionia bacterium DNA.
CTTCCTCGACAACGTCGTCACCAGCAGCATCGTCTTCGAAGGCAATGGCGTGGTGAAGGAATACGTCGGCGGCTATCAGGACTGGGTGAATCAGGGCGGCAAACTGGTGTCGTTCGCGGACCAGGGGAAGGAAGCCAAGGCGGAAGCCAAAGCGGCTGCGGCGCCGGTTGCTGTCAGCAAGCCTGTCGAGAAAGCCAAGGTGAGCAGCCTCACCAGCAACGAAAAGCGCGAGCTGGACCTGCTGCCCAAAGACATCGAGAAACTGGAACAGAAAGTCGCAG
It encodes the following:
- a CDS encoding ABC transporter ATP-binding protein (Uup; in Escherichia coli this cytoplasmic protein was shown to contain ATPase activity; mutations in this gene affect RecA-independent excision of transposons and affects Mu bacteriophage growth); the protein is FLDNVVTSSIVFEGNGVVKEYVGGYQDWVNQGGKLVSFADQGKEAKAEAKAAAAPVAVSKPVEKAKVSSLTSNEKRELDLLPKDIEKLEQKVADLELVIAGEGFFAQEQKKIDAKLAELAKFQNQLETMYARWEQLLEK